One genomic region from Thermodesulfobacteriota bacterium encodes:
- a CDS encoding acylneuraminate cytidylyltransferase family protein — protein MNVLGVILARGGSKGVKRKNMKPLANVPLVAYTIIEAQRSRRLTRLILSSEDREILELSSSLECEIILRPSELASDSAASPPCLIHAVEAIEKCSGFKTDVVVLLQPTTPFRTYKTIDACIELLLEKGVDSVVSVMKAPHYVNPHWVRKIEDGFLRPYLNVKDFTRRQDLPEVYWRNGQVYAVRKEVLFKTGDLYGEKCLPFIMDEDFQINIDHPVDFRFAEYLLEKGEIDFDAGYIQKKYKERTAG, from the coding sequence ATGAACGTTTTGGGTGTTATCCTTGCGAGGGGCGGGTCTAAGGGCGTGAAAAGAAAGAATATGAAACCGCTTGCGAACGTACCCCTTGTAGCATATACGATTATAGAGGCGCAACGTTCGCGCAGATTAACAAGGCTGATACTCTCTTCAGAAGACAGGGAAATACTTGAATTGTCATCAAGTCTGGAATGTGAAATAATCCTGCGGCCTTCCGAACTCGCATCCGACAGTGCTGCATCGCCGCCATGTCTTATTCATGCGGTTGAGGCGATCGAAAAATGTAGCGGTTTTAAAACGGATGTAGTGGTACTACTGCAACCGACAACGCCGTTCAGGACGTATAAGACAATAGATGCATGCATAGAGCTTCTTCTTGAAAAGGGCGTTGATTCCGTTGTCTCGGTGATGAAAGCCCCTCATTATGTAAATCCCCATTGGGTAAGGAAGATTGAGGACGGGTTTTTAAGGCCATACCTGAATGTTAAGGATTTTACGCGGAGACAGGACTTGCCGGAGGTATATTGGCGGAACGGTCAGGTCTATGCTGTAAGAAAAGAGGTCCTGTTTAAAACAGGGGATCTGTATGGCGAAAAGTGCCTCCCTTTCATAATGGATGAAGATTTCCAGATTAATATAGACCATCCTGTCGATTTCAGATTTGCAGAATATCTTCTGGAAAAAGGGGAAATTGATTTTGACGCCGGATATATACAAAAGAAATATAAGGAAAGGACAGCAGGGTAA
- a CDS encoding class I SAM-dependent methyltransferase encodes MQNIIVDIYHQRTVDEILGIDGFHEKRIREIRDALPAAVVNVIDRGVEWESPDGNLGFLRDSRGILKAAVDLSYPFFNLKTIPEGLRRFRETEATYLVTHAPSGAAVPALIITEGFDDFELAKHDCFPFMITEKEAVRLSSADDLPKYYEYLDKESFYYSTEEQMKQAIKYKDNLGDYWGKDVTHDPILSRSSRDVPQRIETLLSIPTGKRCLDVGCSCGIITTKLAENGKIITGVEIVPHLFEEAEQLRNYLPAEIQKNISFINSPIEECEFEPESFDAVYMTETFEHIPHSIHKNLIEKILAFLKRNGSVVFSVPNRYPAKKYVEEGRHRWDWFNHVTHYTAKSVEYFLKTYFKNISFHPIYDEPVKEGIFLICRAWEKK; translated from the coding sequence ATGCAAAATATTATAGTTGATATTTACCATCAAAGGACTGTTGATGAGATTCTCGGCATTGACGGTTTCCATGAAAAGCGTATCAGAGAAATACGCGATGCGCTTCCGGCTGCGGTTGTCAATGTCATTGACCGCGGCGTAGAGTGGGAGAGCCCCGATGGCAATCTTGGCTTTTTACGCGATTCCAGAGGCATATTAAAAGCGGCAGTTGATTTGAGCTACCCCTTTTTCAATCTGAAAACGATTCCTGAAGGGTTGCGGCGGTTCAGAGAAACAGAGGCTACATATCTGGTGACGCACGCGCCATCGGGAGCTGCGGTCCCTGCACTGATTATAACTGAGGGGTTTGATGATTTCGAGCTTGCCAAGCATGACTGCTTCCCCTTTATGATAACCGAGAAAGAGGCGGTGCGTCTTTCTTCTGCGGATGATTTACCCAAATATTATGAGTACTTAGACAAGGAATCTTTCTATTATTCAACCGAAGAACAAATGAAGCAGGCAATAAAGTACAAGGACAACCTCGGCGACTACTGGGGCAAGGATGTAACACACGATCCCATTCTATCCCGGTCGTCGAGAGATGTTCCTCAAAGAATAGAAACCCTGCTTTCGATACCGACGGGCAAGCGGTGTCTTGATGTGGGATGCAGTTGCGGCATTATTACCACAAAGCTGGCGGAAAACGGAAAGATAATAACTGGTGTGGAAATTGTACCACACCTATTCGAGGAAGCTGAACAATTAAGAAATTACCTGCCCGCCGAAATACAAAAGAACATCAGTTTTATTAACTCACCGATAGAAGAATGCGAATTCGAACCCGAATCCTTTGATGCCGTCTACATGACCGAAACCTTTGAACACATTCCCCACTCCATACATAAGAATCTTATAGAAAAGATCCTGGCATTTCTTAAAAGAAATGGAAGCGTGGTCTTTTCGGTTCCAAACCGGTATCCGGCAAAAAAGTATGTGGAAGAGGGAAGACACCGCTGGGACTGGTTCAACCACGTCACTCATTACACTGCTAAAAGCGTGGAGTATTTTTTGAAGACATACTTTAAGAATATTTCTTTCCATCCTATTTACGATGAACCGGTCAAGGAAGGGATTTTTTTGATCTGCAGGGCATGGGAAAAGAAATGA
- a CDS encoding oligosaccharide flippase family protein, whose protein sequence is MTSANKYVSIVSNRIFVLLIGMLANIMLARLLGPTKLGIIAIIMLIPQFFETFGRLGMGVASVYKISKKEMDIRDAAAVLLIASFIIGSIPTLLFYAYSDLFITTFIKEHGVATWYFLAILVTLPPRFIINYFTYIFVAKEDIHTINRIRFINGVLPGITGIILFLTTSLDIGAVILGHSLINIFAALYTLWKFRLTTGRFPSVSSKVVHFRSLLSYGCKVYLRNVISSLHYRIDLWIIAYFLTPPQVAFYSLAAGFGQKIWLLNATDILVLPRVASGEDKYGKGLTATAFRNTLWLMAVVGLFVYFLAPVAVEIFYGKDFLPLLSSLKILLPGIVAMGAGISLNHYFIGKARVGMINYIYASSVVLNVALNLLLIPRLGIRGAAISSTITYTASTLILALIFAKESDINLKKLVLLDGSDYLHYKRFFSDVSKKFRIKESLQL, encoded by the coding sequence ATGACTTCCGCAAATAAATACGTTTCCATCGTTTCTAACAGGATATTTGTACTTCTGATAGGGATGCTGGCAAATATCATGCTTGCAAGGCTTTTGGGGCCTACCAAGCTCGGAATCATAGCCATTATTATGCTCATTCCGCAATTCTTTGAGACGTTCGGACGCTTAGGCATGGGGGTAGCCTCGGTCTATAAGATATCAAAGAAGGAGATGGATATAAGGGATGCCGCCGCTGTCTTATTGATTGCATCATTTATAATCGGAAGCATCCCGACACTGCTATTTTATGCGTATAGTGACCTTTTTATAACCACTTTTATAAAAGAGCATGGGGTGGCCACCTGGTATTTTCTTGCCATACTTGTGACCCTCCCCCCGCGTTTCATAATTAATTACTTTACCTATATTTTTGTAGCAAAAGAAGATATTCATACAATAAACAGAATAAGGTTTATTAACGGTGTTCTTCCGGGCATTACAGGAATTATCTTATTCTTGACCACTTCTCTGGACATAGGAGCGGTCATTTTAGGGCACTCTTTAATAAATATATTTGCAGCCTTATACACATTATGGAAATTCAGGCTTACAACGGGAAGATTTCCCTCTGTATCATCAAAGGTTGTTCATTTCCGCTCTCTTCTGAGCTATGGGTGTAAAGTATATCTCAGAAATGTTATCAGCTCCCTTCACTACAGAATAGACTTGTGGATAATTGCTTATTTTTTAACTCCGCCTCAGGTTGCCTTTTACAGTCTGGCAGCAGGTTTTGGTCAGAAGATATGGTTACTGAATGCAACTGATATCCTGGTCCTGCCAAGGGTCGCCTCAGGAGAAGACAAATATGGGAAAGGCCTAACAGCTACAGCTTTTCGTAATACACTTTGGCTTATGGCGGTGGTAGGATTGTTTGTCTACTTTTTGGCTCCAGTCGCCGTGGAAATTTTCTACGGGAAGGATTTTCTGCCCTTGCTTTCTTCGCTTAAGATTCTTTTACCCGGGATCGTGGCAATGGGGGCAGGCATATCATTGAACCACTATTTTATTGGCAAGGCCAGGGTAGGGATGATCAATTACATTTACGCATCAAGTGTTGTCCTGAATGTTGCTCTTAACCTGCTACTGATTCCCCGTTTGGGGATCCGGGGGGCGGCCATATCTTCAACAATAACATACACCGCTTCTACACTTATTTTGGCTTTAATCTTTGCGAAAGAATCTGATATAAATCTTAAAAAACTGGTGTTACTTGATGGGTCTGATTATCTGCATTACAAAAGATTTTTCTCTGACGTAAGTAAGAAGTTCAGGATCAAGGAGAGCTTGCAATTATAA
- a CDS encoding CDP-alcohol phosphatidyltransferase family protein → MASYTIEDIKRCRRGNYNYIGGLILVDFLAVRIAWFVVNYTRLTPNKITLIHFILKLCASLFFYFGLRNYLILGALAYLISITLDDVDGKVARVRGEESPMGKYYDYLADAAGDFLCLAALIYSQYVIVNRELWLVVGMLLPFLYLFVSYESILFREAMVNSNKEVAVDKSARGEKLVGFLEIFAGKFKAITNKYKVSYLTLDMADIAILFFVVGPFFGLVNIFLLIGTFFILEKLLVEKIVFILRNKKAFLPGTVI, encoded by the coding sequence ATGGCGTCATATACAATTGAAGATATCAAAAGATGCCGAAGGGGAAATTATAACTACATCGGCGGACTTATCTTAGTTGATTTCCTGGCCGTAAGGATTGCATGGTTTGTGGTTAATTACACAAGATTAACCCCCAACAAAATAACTTTAATACATTTCATTCTTAAATTGTGCGCCTCGCTCTTTTTCTATTTTGGGCTAAGGAATTACCTGATTCTTGGCGCCCTTGCCTACCTTATAAGCATTACGCTTGATGATGTGGATGGAAAGGTTGCGCGTGTCAGGGGAGAAGAATCTCCGATGGGAAAATATTATGATTATCTTGCTGATGCTGCGGGTGATTTCTTGTGCCTTGCGGCCTTGATTTACAGCCAGTATGTGATTGTTAATCGTGAATTATGGCTGGTTGTAGGGATGTTGCTTCCCTTTTTATACCTGTTTGTAAGCTACGAGAGCATATTATTTAGAGAGGCTATGGTTAACAGTAATAAAGAGGTCGCAGTGGATAAATCAGCTCGGGGTGAGAAACTTGTGGGCTTTCTCGAGATATTCGCCGGTAAATTCAAGGCGATTACAAATAAGTATAAAGTCTCATACCTTACTTTGGACATGGCAGATATCGCGATACTGTTTTTTGTTGTAGGTCCTTTTTTCGGACTGGTAAATATTTTTCTGCTTATAGGAACATTTTTTATTTTGGAGAAACTATTAGTAGAAAAAATCGTATTTATCCTCAGAAACAAAAAGGCATTTTTGCCCGGCACGGTTATATAA
- a CDS encoding N-acetylneuraminate synthase family protein, which translates to MKAVIVAEAASNHNGDIGIAREMIHAAKEAGADVIKFQSYLGSNVRDNHPDKERFMSVNLSDEAHFELMEECRKAGITFYTTCFDIGRIDFLRSLGLKNIKVASYDMVSRQMVGKLADNFSHLILSTGSVPRDEIKKTVDMLKTKNGCRFTLLHCTTLYPTPPEKVRLMRMNWLRTLTPNVGFSDHTLGVDVPKAAIAMGAVMIEKHFTLDKKMKGRSHHLACDPVELRELADYAVFFEKIKGEDPESFSKEELNTYECYRGLLGEGI; encoded by the coding sequence ATGAAAGCGGTGATAGTTGCTGAAGCGGCTTCGAACCATAATGGGGATATCGGTATTGCCAGAGAAATGATCCATGCTGCAAAAGAGGCAGGTGCGGACGTGATAAAGTTTCAGTCGTATCTGGGTTCAAATGTGCGGGATAACCATCCGGATAAGGAAAGGTTCATGAGTGTCAACCTTTCAGACGAAGCGCATTTTGAATTGATGGAAGAGTGCAGGAAGGCTGGAATAACATTTTATACGACATGCTTCGACATCGGGCGGATAGATTTTCTGCGGTCCCTCGGCCTGAAAAATATAAAAGTGGCCAGTTATGACATGGTAAGCAGGCAGATGGTCGGCAAACTTGCGGATAATTTCAGTCACCTGATCCTCTCAACCGGCAGTGTTCCGCGGGACGAGATCAAAAAAACGGTAGACATGCTCAAGACCAAAAACGGATGCAGATTCACTCTATTGCACTGCACCACCCTTTACCCCACGCCGCCTGAAAAAGTCAGGCTTATGCGGATGAATTGGCTTAGGACATTAACACCCAATGTGGGATTCAGCGACCATACTCTTGGGGTCGATGTGCCCAAGGCTGCCATTGCGATGGGAGCGGTAATGATCGAAAAACATTTTACACTGGACAAGAAAATGAAGGGCAGAAGCCATCACCTTGCATGTGATCCGGTGGAACTGAGGGAACTAGCGGATTACGCGGTGTTTTTTGAAAAAATCAAAGGGGAAGACCCGGAATCTTTCTCGAAAGAAGAGCTGAATACATACGAGTGTTACCGTGGCCTGCTGGGCGAAGGAATTTGA
- a CDS encoding methyltransferase domain-containing protein, with product MIPLHQKLKGHLESQGRGWGSHIYAGGYYYQGWSDIGIRGFRETNKRLKEYEIDNYLSPGKYALDIGCNSGFLALKIALKVRHVDAVDFNPFIVNMGREVQRVLGIKNVNFVIDDFSKMKLDKKYDLVFSLANHQTGDKNLNLSFIEHMERIHGILKEDGYLMFESHTPESKDPNFIRMIESITHLFRIEKKKRIPQYKLNYIGDRLFYVLAKKPVSKQI from the coding sequence ATGATTCCGTTGCACCAAAAACTCAAAGGGCATCTGGAGTCTCAAGGAAGGGGTTGGGGAAGTCACATTTATGCCGGAGGGTATTACTATCAGGGATGGAGTGATATAGGCATCCGGGGATTCCGGGAAACGAATAAGCGGCTAAAAGAGTACGAAATAGATAACTACCTGTCGCCGGGGAAATATGCCCTGGACATAGGATGTAACAGCGGTTTTTTAGCGCTGAAAATCGCTCTGAAGGTAAGGCATGTGGATGCCGTGGATTTTAACCCGTTTATTGTGAATATGGGAAGGGAAGTGCAGAGGGTTCTTGGCATTAAAAATGTAAATTTTGTAATCGATGATTTCAGCAAAATGAAGCTTGATAAAAAATACGATTTAGTTTTTTCGCTCGCCAACCATCAGACCGGGGATAAGAACCTGAATCTTTCCTTTATAGAGCACATGGAAAGGATTCATGGAATATTAAAGGAAGACGGGTATCTCATGTTTGAAAGCCATACACCCGAATCAAAAGATCCTAATTTTATTAGAATGATTGAGTCAATCACGCACCTCTTTCGCATTGAAAAGAAAAAAAGGATTCCCCAGTACAAACTAAATTATATTGGGGATAGATTGTTTTATGTCTTGGCGAAAAAACCGGTTTCTAAACAGATATGA
- the aepX gene encoding phosphoenolpyruvate mutase, protein MKKTKLLRDLILQKRIVRLIGAHDGLTAKLGENQGFDGIWASGLEISTSYCVPDANILTMSQYLERTCEINDAVAIPVMADCDTGYGNSNNVIYMVKKYEAAGIAAICIEDKKFPKTNSFIPGKQELASVAEFVGKIMAAKSAQTDPDFMVVARVEALIAGYGMDEALMRAKAYHEAGADAILIHSKKKTPDEVLEFARRWGNRLPLVVVPTSYYEVSAEELADSGISVVVYANHGIRASVKAIESIYGEILRTGSTKSVEGKITTMKYIFELQGMPKMKEDEKQFLHGDREKTIAVIAAAGDHLEEHSMNKIASEIPISMLDINGKPLLQRQAETLHKSEISEIFVVTGYKRELIDVDGVRLLENTDYKNTGILHSVMQAGKHMDSKAVISYGDIYFENVILELLLKSPEDITILADSGYDSKDYAQDKLLDLVITDSAPVKAKRKLHEASVKRVKQIGMKIDRDQAHFEFPGLLVLSKKGAKIFRGIYDVSAKKYAGKPFHEAPVFERAGLADLLQEIIDLGHPVACIEVNSGWMELHSFENYKLACLLIK, encoded by the coding sequence ATGAAAAAAACAAAACTTTTACGCGATCTGATATTACAAAAAAGAATTGTCCGCCTTATCGGGGCGCATGATGGATTGACCGCCAAGCTCGGTGAAAACCAGGGCTTTGATGGGATATGGGCATCGGGACTGGAAATTTCTACCTCATATTGTGTGCCGGATGCAAACATATTGACAATGAGTCAATACCTGGAGAGGACCTGCGAGATAAATGATGCAGTTGCCATACCTGTTATGGCGGACTGTGATACGGGATATGGAAATTCCAACAATGTTATCTATATGGTTAAGAAATATGAGGCGGCAGGTATCGCTGCAATATGTATAGAGGATAAGAAATTTCCGAAAACAAACAGTTTTATCCCAGGAAAGCAGGAACTCGCGTCTGTTGCGGAATTTGTTGGAAAAATAATGGCTGCCAAGAGTGCGCAGACAGACCCGGACTTTATGGTAGTTGCCAGGGTGGAGGCATTAATAGCAGGCTACGGAATGGACGAGGCGCTCATGAGGGCAAAGGCATACCATGAAGCAGGCGCGGATGCAATATTGATACATTCCAAGAAAAAAACGCCGGATGAGGTATTAGAATTCGCACGCCGCTGGGGAAATCGGTTGCCGCTGGTAGTTGTTCCGACATCCTATTATGAAGTAAGCGCCGAAGAGCTTGCAGATTCCGGGATAAGTGTCGTGGTCTATGCAAACCATGGCATAAGGGCCTCCGTGAAGGCAATCGAGTCCATATATGGCGAGATTCTGAGAACGGGTTCTACAAAGAGCGTTGAGGGAAAGATTACTACAATGAAGTACATATTCGAGCTTCAAGGCATGCCGAAAATGAAGGAGGATGAAAAACAGTTTCTCCATGGTGACAGGGAAAAGACAATTGCGGTTATAGCGGCGGCGGGAGATCATCTGGAAGAACATTCCATGAACAAGATTGCTTCCGAAATACCGATCTCCATGCTCGACATAAATGGCAAGCCGCTTTTACAAAGGCAGGCTGAAACACTGCACAAATCAGAAATCTCCGAGATATTTGTGGTAACCGGTTACAAAAGAGAACTAATAGATGTGGATGGCGTAAGGCTTCTTGAGAACACAGACTATAAAAATACGGGCATTCTTCATTCCGTCATGCAGGCAGGAAAACACATGGACTCAAAAGCGGTAATTTCCTACGGCGACATCTACTTTGAGAACGTGATACTGGAACTCCTTTTAAAAAGCCCGGAGGATATTACAATTCTTGCGGATTCCGGCTACGACTCCAAGGATTATGCACAAGACAAGCTTCTGGATCTTGTAATCACCGATAGCGCACCGGTAAAGGCTAAACGTAAATTACACGAAGCCTCCGTAAAAAGGGTGAAGCAAATAGGCATGAAGATTGACAGGGATCAGGCACATTTTGAATTTCCCGGTCTGCTGGTGCTTTCAAAAAAGGGAGCCAAAATATTCAGGGGAATTTACGATGTCTCTGCTAAAAAATATGCGGGAAAACCTTTCCATGAGGCCCCTGTATTTGAGAGGGCAGGCCTGGCGGACCTGCTGCAGGAGATTATTGACCTGGGCCATCCTGTGGCGTGTATTGAAGTGAATTCCGGGTGGATGGAACTACACTCATTTGAAAACTACAAGCTTGCATGTTTGCTGATTAAATAG